A single region of the Rhizobium sp. NLR16a genome encodes:
- a CDS encoding glycosyltransferase family 4 protein, whose protein sequence is MRMTALTEGNRIAVRNAATVRHYVPGGCENGGGIGRLVGYISSTAREAGETHLVTDTRGRRWSLVTSPMRLLGAILMMAKDRIIAPARIHHIHVAGRGSTARKLILTEAARLLGCSHILHLHDYDYASDFAARSPRQQMLIRRMFQHADQVVALGQRDRMTLTTLLGVDERRVAVIRNCVPDPGARSVHVGKMPLIVFLGRLSERKGVGELLLALSHPIMKELQWRAVLAGDGPVEDYRRQAAALGLSNLVKMPGWLGADEAQALCARADILVLPSHAEGLAMAVVEGLAHGLAVVTTRVGAHGEVISDGETGVFVPVGDKDALAAALAKLVSDPEIRNRLSAKARAHYLSQFSMRAYMRSLEKLYDAVSAQPQTSVGER, encoded by the coding sequence ATGCGGATGACGGCGCTCACGGAGGGGAATCGGATAGCAGTGCGGAATGCAGCAACGGTCCGCCACTATGTCCCGGGTGGTTGCGAGAACGGCGGCGGAATCGGCAGGCTGGTCGGGTATATATCGAGCACCGCCAGGGAGGCGGGCGAAACGCACCTTGTCACAGATACCAGAGGGCGTCGCTGGTCCCTGGTTACGTCGCCGATGCGCCTGCTCGGCGCCATCTTGATGATGGCCAAGGATCGGATAATTGCTCCGGCACGCATTCACCATATTCATGTCGCGGGTCGCGGCAGCACCGCAAGAAAACTGATCCTCACCGAGGCTGCCCGCCTCCTCGGGTGCTCTCACATATTGCACCTGCACGATTACGACTATGCGAGTGACTTTGCCGCGCGCTCGCCACGTCAACAGATGCTCATACGCCGGATGTTTCAACATGCCGACCAGGTGGTAGCACTGGGTCAGCGCGACCGCATGACGCTGACGACGCTTCTCGGCGTGGACGAGCGCCGCGTGGCCGTCATCCGCAATTGTGTTCCCGACCCCGGGGCGCGCAGTGTTCACGTCGGCAAGATGCCGTTGATCGTCTTTCTCGGCCGATTGAGCGAACGCAAAGGCGTTGGGGAGCTTCTGCTTGCCTTAAGTCATCCGATTATGAAGGAGCTCCAGTGGCGGGCCGTGCTGGCCGGCGACGGACCCGTGGAAGACTACCGACGCCAGGCCGCAGCCCTGGGCCTTTCAAATCTGGTGAAAATGCCGGGCTGGCTCGGCGCCGACGAGGCGCAAGCCTTGTGTGCACGGGCAGATATCCTGGTTCTGCCTTCGCATGCCGAGGGCTTGGCAATGGCTGTGGTCGAAGGGCTCGCCCACGGGCTTGCGGTCGTTACCACGCGCGTCGGTGCGCATGGCGAAGTCATCTCCGACGGTGAAACGGGCGTCTTCGTGCCTGTCGGAGACAAGGATGCCCTGGCTGCGGCGCTGGCGAAACTCGTCAGCGATCCGGAAATCCGCAACCGCCTCTCGGCCAAGGCCCGGGCTCATTATCTCAGCCAGTTCAGTATGAGGGCCTACATGCGATCGCTGGAAAAACTCTACGACGCCGTCTCCGCGCAACCTCAAACGTCGGTTGGTGAACGATGA
- a CDS encoding polysaccharide biosynthesis tyrosine autokinase — translation MTISTIPPDRNTSLSSMRYDPRFQVETSSDDFDLTSGLRLIRRRMVMIVAIITLMMAIAAIMVSGLKPSFHAESRLIIHTPLATKLGPEDSGRNDPLDATSETERLLSRSIAERVIRDLRLDEWPEFNPALQETSLIDRMRAMLRGLVDREKPSSPVRDSIEPIIPNYYKALRVWRDGQGDVIQIGFDASDPQLAASVPNRLISIYLEERKDSLRGRLDAAEEWVLQRIAEQKDRAAAARDAADAYQKTMDVVSNDDDQVEQIKSIMELGERQTKIEQGRAEARATISAMEAADDLSLALQNMVIPDSIGAMQRELRAQEQDLERLLETYGNTAEAVVDMRAKILKSRTDLSLAADRYLQSVRARLAALDHEDDAVRSALAVAHEKRARSALAQTELARLQRMADKEQTALDKLDEQRRGLAAQAMLPGAELEVLSPAAVPLAPQGRGRLFYLVGALLASISIAVTAAFVVEMLDNSVRSFDQMAGMPRIVPAGFIPRLKRRDRGGPSMLFGDIQDGMFDEAIRSVITSLKQSNGGKLPHSIVVTSAHSGEGKSLVARSLAIDLAANGIPVLLVDGDLRHGNLDSFFRSELQQGLNEFLCGQAGIRDIIDHHPSGIDFIPAGNATLHRRARVTDAADIVSIAASLGQVVIFDSAPVLASADTMHLTALAERTLVVVKWGKTSRRAVEFCLHQLKTARNAELCVAINNVNPKQHARYNFSDSELFVKSLRKYNEFT, via the coding sequence ATGACCATTTCAACTATCCCGCCAGACCGCAACACCTCGCTCTCGTCGATGCGCTATGACCCCCGGTTTCAGGTGGAAACCAGTTCGGACGACTTCGATCTGACATCGGGCTTGCGTCTTATCCGGCGAAGGATGGTGATGATCGTGGCTATCATCACGCTGATGATGGCGATTGCCGCTATCATGGTTTCCGGGTTGAAGCCGAGTTTTCATGCCGAGTCCCGGCTGATTATCCACACGCCTCTGGCGACGAAGCTCGGCCCTGAAGATTCCGGCCGCAACGATCCGCTGGACGCCACATCGGAGACCGAACGACTTCTTTCCAGAAGCATTGCAGAGCGGGTCATCCGCGACCTGAGGCTCGATGAGTGGCCGGAATTCAATCCGGCGCTGCAAGAGACCTCGCTTATCGACAGGATGCGAGCAATGTTGCGCGGTCTGGTCGACAGAGAAAAACCATCCTCGCCGGTACGAGACAGCATCGAGCCAATCATCCCGAATTACTACAAGGCATTGCGCGTATGGCGCGATGGCCAGGGTGACGTTATTCAGATCGGCTTCGATGCGAGCGACCCCCAACTGGCAGCCTCGGTCCCGAACCGGCTCATCAGCATCTATCTCGAAGAGCGGAAGGACAGTCTGCGTGGGCGCCTGGACGCGGCAGAAGAATGGGTTCTGCAGCGCATCGCCGAACAGAAAGACCGTGCTGCGGCGGCACGCGACGCCGCCGACGCGTATCAGAAAACTATGGACGTCGTCTCAAATGACGACGATCAGGTCGAACAGATCAAGTCGATAATGGAGCTGGGCGAGCGACAAACAAAAATCGAACAAGGCCGCGCTGAAGCGAGAGCAACGATATCTGCAATGGAAGCGGCTGACGACCTCTCGCTCGCCCTGCAGAATATGGTTATTCCCGACAGCATTGGTGCAATGCAACGGGAGCTTCGTGCGCAGGAGCAAGATCTCGAGCGCCTTCTCGAGACCTATGGCAACACGGCCGAAGCCGTGGTCGATATGCGCGCGAAGATCCTTAAATCCCGCACCGATCTCAGCCTTGCGGCCGATCGATATCTTCAATCAGTCCGCGCCAGGCTTGCGGCGCTCGATCATGAAGATGACGCGGTCCGGTCGGCCTTGGCGGTTGCTCATGAGAAACGCGCTCGCTCGGCCCTGGCGCAGACGGAACTGGCGCGACTCCAGCGAATGGCTGACAAGGAGCAAACCGCTCTTGATAAGCTCGACGAGCAGCGCCGCGGCTTGGCTGCGCAAGCCATGCTGCCGGGAGCGGAACTGGAAGTTTTGTCACCGGCAGCAGTGCCGCTGGCACCGCAGGGACGCGGACGGCTTTTCTATCTGGTCGGCGCCCTCCTGGCCTCGATATCGATCGCGGTGACGGCCGCTTTTGTGGTCGAGATGCTGGATAACTCGGTCCGCAGCTTCGATCAGATGGCCGGAATGCCTCGCATAGTGCCAGCCGGATTCATCCCACGCCTGAAACGGAGAGACCGGGGGGGGCCATCCATGCTCTTCGGGGACATTCAAGACGGGATGTTTGACGAAGCAATTCGCTCCGTCATAACTTCGCTCAAACAGTCCAACGGTGGAAAGCTGCCTCACAGTATCGTCGTGACGTCAGCTCACAGTGGAGAGGGCAAGTCGCTCGTCGCCAGATCACTGGCAATCGATCTCGCCGCCAACGGCATTCCGGTGCTGCTCGTTGATGGCGACCTCAGACACGGAAATCTCGACTCGTTTTTCAGGTCCGAGCTACAGCAGGGGTTGAATGAATTCCTGTGTGGACAGGCTGGAATCCGGGACATTATCGATCACCATCCGAGCGGCATCGACTTCATTCCGGCCGGCAATGCCACTCTCCATCGGCGCGCCCGCGTGACTGATGCGGCTGACATCGTCTCGATCGCCGCCTCACTGGGCCAAGTCGTCATCTTCGACAGCGCTCCTGTGCTCGCCTCGGCTGATACAATGCATCTGACGGCCTTGGCAGAACGAACGCTCGTGGTCGTTAAATGGGGTAAGACGAGCCGTCGAGCCGTCGAATTCTGCTTGCATCAGCTGAAGACCGCACGCAACGCGGAGCTTTGCGTCGCCATAAACAACGTCAATCCGAAACAACACGCCAGGTACAACTTCAGCGATTCAGAACTGTTTGTGAAGTCCTTGCGGAAATACAACGAATTCACATGA
- the gmd gene encoding GDP-mannose 4,6-dehydratase, with product MKNKNKVALITGITGQDGAYLAELLLGKGYIVHGLKRRSSSFNTSRIEHLYEDPHVENPRFILHFGDMTDSTNLIRVIQETQPDEIYNLAAQSHVQVSFETPEYTANADGTGTLRLLEAIRLLGLTRKTRFYQASTSELYGKVQEVPQSETTPFYPRSPYAAAKLYAYWIVVNYREAYGMHASNGILFNHESPIRGETFVTRKITRAAAAIHLGLQERLYLGNLDAKRDWGHAREYVRGMWLMLQQDEPEDYVLATGETHSVRAFVDKAFAKVGMPIDWRGTGVEEKGYDKSSGRCVVEIDPAYFRPTEVDLLIGDPTKAHTKLGWKHETSLDQLVTEMVREDLKVMARNVPAVSVTKGFAYA from the coding sequence GTGAAGAATAAAAACAAGGTTGCGCTTATTACGGGTATAACAGGTCAGGACGGTGCGTATCTGGCCGAGCTTCTCTTGGGGAAGGGCTATATTGTTCACGGCCTCAAGCGACGCTCTTCGTCCTTCAACACCAGCCGCATCGAGCATCTATACGAGGATCCGCACGTCGAGAATCCTCGGTTCATCTTGCATTTCGGGGACATGACCGATTCAACGAATCTCATCCGTGTGATTCAGGAAACGCAGCCGGACGAGATCTATAACCTCGCGGCACAGAGCCACGTTCAAGTCTCCTTCGAGACGCCAGAATATACGGCCAACGCGGATGGAACCGGCACACTTCGACTACTTGAAGCAATTCGCCTCCTGGGACTGACCAGGAAGACGCGCTTCTATCAAGCGTCCACCTCAGAGCTCTACGGCAAAGTTCAGGAAGTCCCGCAAAGCGAAACGACGCCTTTCTACCCTCGATCGCCCTACGCCGCGGCCAAGCTCTACGCCTATTGGATCGTGGTCAATTATCGCGAGGCCTATGGCATGCACGCCTCGAACGGCATCTTGTTCAATCATGAAAGTCCGATCCGCGGCGAGACCTTCGTGACGCGTAAAATCACCCGGGCGGCGGCTGCGATCCATCTTGGACTGCAGGAAAGGCTCTATCTCGGCAATCTGGATGCCAAGCGCGACTGGGGGCATGCGCGCGAATATGTCCGCGGGATGTGGCTGATGCTGCAGCAGGACGAACCGGAGGACTATGTCCTTGCGACCGGTGAAACGCACTCGGTCCGTGCCTTTGTCGACAAGGCCTTTGCCAAGGTGGGCATGCCGATTGATTGGCGTGGGACCGGAGTTGAGGAAAAGGGGTATGACAAGTCATCGGGTCGGTGTGTGGTGGAGATTGATCCGGCTTATTTCCGCCCGACTGAAGTTGACCTTCTTATCGGTGATCCAACGAAGGCGCATACGAAGCTTGGCTGGAAACATGAGACCAGTCTTGATCAGCTGGTTACGGAGATGGTCCGCGAGGACCTGAAAGTCATGGCACGAAATGTTCCGGCGGTAAGTGTAACCAAAGGTTTTGCCTATGCCTGA
- a CDS encoding GDP-L-fucose synthase: protein MPEVIYSLAGKRVYVAGHRGMVGSAIVRRLVSEDCEILTATRAEVDLRLQEQVEAWMSKNRPDAVFLAAARVGGILANAHYPADFLYDNLILEANVIHAAHRAQVEKLMFLGSSCIYPKFADQPIVEDSLLTGSLEPTNEWYAIAKIAGLKLCLAYRKQHGRDFISAMPTNLYGPNDNFDLGSSHVMPALIRKAHDAKVNQQQEMCIWGTGAPRREFLHVDDCADACLHLMKTYSAESHVNVGSGEDITILELTRLVSEVVGFEGKITHDLAKPDGTPRKLLSVDKLRTLGWSPKIGLKEGIADAYRSFLDGHYLERSNTSLSGDVIAQSDVSCERAKASALH, encoded by the coding sequence ATGCCTGAGGTGATCTACAGCCTTGCCGGAAAAAGGGTCTATGTCGCGGGGCACCGCGGCATGGTTGGCTCTGCGATCGTGCGCCGTCTTGTTTCCGAGGACTGCGAGATTCTAACCGCCACCCGCGCCGAGGTCGACCTCAGACTGCAGGAGCAGGTAGAGGCCTGGATGAGCAAGAATCGTCCCGACGCTGTCTTCCTGGCTGCTGCGCGGGTCGGCGGTATTCTCGCGAACGCTCACTATCCAGCCGATTTCCTTTACGACAACCTGATTCTTGAAGCGAACGTCATCCACGCAGCCCATAGAGCTCAGGTCGAGAAACTGATGTTTCTCGGCTCATCTTGCATCTATCCGAAGTTCGCCGATCAGCCGATCGTCGAGGATTCACTTCTGACGGGATCGCTTGAACCAACGAACGAGTGGTATGCGATCGCCAAAATTGCCGGATTAAAGCTCTGCCTTGCCTATCGCAAACAACACGGCAGGGATTTCATCTCGGCCATGCCTACCAATCTTTATGGTCCAAACGACAATTTCGACCTCGGATCAAGCCATGTCATGCCGGCACTCATACGCAAGGCGCATGACGCCAAGGTCAACCAGCAGCAAGAGATGTGCATCTGGGGCACTGGCGCACCGCGCCGCGAATTTCTTCATGTTGACGATTGCGCCGACGCCTGCCTCCATCTCATGAAGACCTATTCCGCCGAAAGTCATGTGAACGTAGGTTCTGGCGAAGACATTACCATCCTCGAACTGACACGCCTCGTCTCGGAGGTCGTTGGCTTCGAAGGCAAGATCACGCACGACCTCGCCAAACCAGATGGCACGCCACGTAAACTCCTGAGCGTCGACAAGCTTCGCACTCTCGGCTGGTCTCCGAAGATCGGTCTGAAGGAGGGCATCGCCGACGCCTACCGCTCCTTCCTTGATGGGCATTATCTCGAACGCAGCAACACGAGTTTATCCGGCGACGTGATCGCTCAAAGCGACGTCAGTTGTGAGAGAGCTAAGGCTTCGGCGCTGCACTAA
- a CDS encoding porin, producing the protein MNIKSLLLGSAAALAVVSGAQAADAIVAAEPEPVEYVRVCDAYGTGYFYIPGTETCLKIEGYIRFQVDVGDQPLNGSASNDSDWDAKTRGQVQFTAKSDTEYGPLTGVIVMQFNADNASDQEAILDSAYLDVAGFRAGLFYSWWDDGLSGETDDIGSIVTLHNSIRYQYESGDFYAGLSVDELEDGFYKSGEGPNNVGVAFGLGGKAGAFSYQLTGGWDFDNQDGAIRAMGTVDIGPGTLGLAAVYSSGPNSYYSAAEWAVAAEYAIKATDKLKITPGVQYYGDYYVSGDDFSGGDAWKVGLTVDYQIVDNFYAKASVQYLDPEDADDSTSGYFRLQRSF; encoded by the coding sequence ATGAACATCAAGAGCCTTCTTCTCGGCTCCGCTGCTGCTCTCGCAGTAGTTTCCGGTGCTCAGGCTGCTGACGCTATTGTTGCTGCCGAGCCGGAACCGGTTGAATATGTTCGCGTCTGCGACGCTTACGGCACCGGCTACTTCTACATCCCCGGCACCGAAACTTGCCTCAAGATCGAAGGCTACATCCGTTTCCAGGTCGACGTTGGTGATCAGCCGCTCAATGGCTCGGCCAGCAACGATTCGGATTGGGATGCCAAGACCCGCGGTCAGGTTCAGTTCACGGCCAAGAGCGACACCGAGTATGGTCCGCTGACCGGCGTCATCGTCATGCAGTTCAATGCTGACAATGCCTCCGACCAGGAAGCTATTCTCGACTCCGCTTACCTCGACGTCGCGGGCTTCCGCGCCGGTCTCTTCTACAGCTGGTGGGACGATGGTCTTTCGGGTGAAACCGACGACATCGGCTCGATCGTAACGCTGCACAACTCCATCCGCTATCAGTACGAAAGCGGCGACTTCTACGCTGGTCTCAGCGTCGACGAACTGGAAGATGGCTTCTACAAGTCTGGCGAAGGCCCGAACAACGTCGGCGTTGCCTTCGGTCTCGGCGGCAAGGCAGGTGCCTTCAGCTACCAGCTCACCGGCGGTTGGGACTTCGACAACCAAGACGGCGCTATCCGCGCAATGGGTACGGTTGACATCGGCCCCGGCACGCTCGGCCTCGCTGCCGTATATTCTTCCGGCCCGAACTCCTACTACTCCGCAGCTGAATGGGCTGTCGCTGCCGAATACGCTATCAAGGCAACCGACAAGCTCAAGATCACCCCCGGCGTCCAGTACTACGGCGACTACTATGTCTCCGGCGACGACTTCAGCGGTGGTGATGCCTGGAAGGTTGGTCTGACGGTTGATTACCAGATCGTCGACAACTTCTACGCCAAGGCTTCGGTTCAGTACCTCGATCCGGAAGACGCTGACGACTCTACCTCGGGCTACTTCCGCCTGCAGCGTTCGTTCTAA
- a CDS encoding FAD-dependent oxidoreductase: MTDRVVIIGAGQAGFALAAKLRALKDTRPITLIGAEDVAPYQRPPLSKKYLLGEMSFDRLLFRPEHWYADNDVDLRLSTWAEQIERDSKQVLLQDGSVLDYGTLVLATGSTPRRLPAAIGGDLEGVYVARDKRDADLLADEMRPGRRVLIIGGGYIGLEAAAVARHRGLEVTVIEMADRILQRVAAKETADLMRAIHESHDVVIREKTGLKHLIGKNGRVSGAALSDDSVIDVDFVVVGIGVVPNDQLAKEAGLEVANGILVDEFARTSDPAIFAAGDCAALPWQGGRIRLESVQNAVDQAEAAAAVIAGGDEPYEPKPWFWSDQYDVKLQIAGFNLGYDDTLLRPGAREGAHSIWYFREGRLIAVDAINDAKAYVTGKKLLESGTNPNRAILADPSADLKSLLS, encoded by the coding sequence GTGACGGATAGAGTGGTGATCATCGGCGCGGGACAGGCGGGTTTCGCCTTGGCGGCCAAACTGCGTGCTTTGAAGGATACGCGCCCGATCACGCTCATCGGCGCCGAAGATGTAGCCCCCTATCAGCGCCCGCCGCTTTCGAAGAAATATCTGCTCGGCGAAATGAGCTTCGATCGCCTGCTGTTCCGCCCGGAACACTGGTATGCCGACAACGACGTCGATCTTCGCCTTTCGACCTGGGCCGAACAGATCGAGCGGGACAGCAAGCAAGTTCTGCTGCAGGACGGCTCCGTTCTCGACTATGGTACGCTGGTGCTCGCCACCGGCTCGACGCCGCGCCGGCTGCCGGCAGCAATCGGCGGTGATCTCGAAGGCGTCTATGTCGCCCGCGACAAGCGCGACGCCGATCTGCTGGCCGATGAAATGCGCCCCGGTCGTCGCGTCCTCATCATCGGCGGCGGTTACATCGGCCTCGAGGCTGCGGCCGTCGCGCGCCATCGTGGCCTCGAGGTCACGGTCATCGAAATGGCCGATCGAATCCTGCAGCGTGTCGCGGCGAAGGAAACGGCCGACCTCATGCGCGCCATTCACGAGAGCCACGACGTGGTGATCCGCGAGAAGACCGGCCTGAAGCATTTGATCGGCAAGAATGGCCGCGTCTCCGGCGCCGCCCTTTCCGACGACTCGGTCATCGATGTCGATTTCGTCGTCGTTGGCATCGGCGTCGTGCCGAACGATCAGCTTGCCAAGGAAGCCGGTCTCGAAGTCGCCAATGGCATCCTTGTCGATGAATTCGCCCGCACCTCCGATCCGGCGATTTTTGCGGCCGGCGATTGCGCCGCACTTCCATGGCAGGGTGGGCGCATCAGGCTCGAATCGGTGCAGAACGCTGTCGACCAGGCTGAAGCTGCGGCAGCCGTCATCGCTGGTGGCGACGAGCCCTATGAGCCGAAACCGTGGTTCTGGTCCGACCAGTACGACGTCAAGCTGCAGATCGCCGGCTTCAATCTCGGCTATGACGACACGCTTTTGCGTCCGGGCGCCCGCGAAGGGGCTCACTCGATCTGGTACTTCAGGGAAGGCCGGCTGATCGCTGTCGACGCGATCAATGACGCGAAGGCCTATGTGACCGGCAAAAAACTGCTGGAATCTGGCACTAACCCCAATCGAGCGATCCTCGCCGACCCCTCAGCCGATCTGAAGAGCCTATTGAGCTGA
- a CDS encoding Gfo/Idh/MocA family oxidoreductase, giving the protein MKPLGIGLIGTGYMGKCHALAWNAVKTVFGDVERPRLVHLAEANAGLAEARAGEFGFEKATADWRALIADPEVDVVSVTTPNQFHAQMAVAALEAGKHVWCEKPMAPAYADAERMLATAERSGKIAALGYNYIQNPVMRHIRKLVGDGAIGTVNHVRVEMDEDFMADPDVFFYWKSELSAGYGALDDFAVHPLSLLWYLFGHVEAVITDMVKPYADRPLSEGGRRAVENHDAANVLMRFGGGISAVLMANRAAWGRKGRIALQIYGSKGSILYDQERMNEFELYQAEGPGSEQGFRKILAAPAHRPYDRFIPAPGHGLGFNDLKIIECRELIRAISGEPSSIVTFKDGLRIEKSVHAMAQSFHERRWIEIG; this is encoded by the coding sequence ATGAAGCCACTTGGCATCGGTTTGATCGGCACCGGTTATATGGGCAAGTGCCATGCACTGGCCTGGAATGCGGTGAAGACCGTGTTCGGCGATGTCGAGCGTCCGCGGCTCGTGCACCTGGCTGAAGCCAATGCCGGGCTTGCCGAGGCCCGTGCCGGTGAGTTCGGCTTCGAAAAGGCAACGGCAGACTGGCGGGCGCTGATCGCCGATCCCGAGGTCGACGTCGTTTCCGTCACCACGCCCAATCAGTTCCATGCCCAAATGGCGGTCGCTGCCCTGGAAGCCGGCAAACATGTCTGGTGTGAGAAGCCGATGGCGCCCGCCTATGCCGATGCCGAGCGCATGCTGGCGACGGCGGAGCGGTCCGGCAAGATTGCCGCTCTCGGCTATAATTACATTCAGAATCCCGTCATGCGGCACATCAGGAAGCTTGTCGGCGACGGCGCCATCGGTACGGTCAACCATGTCCGCGTCGAAATGGACGAGGATTTCATGGCTGATCCCGACGTCTTCTTCTATTGGAAAAGCGAGCTTTCCGCCGGCTATGGTGCACTTGACGATTTCGCCGTGCACCCGCTGTCGTTGCTCTGGTATCTTTTCGGCCATGTCGAGGCCGTCATAACGGATATGGTGAAGCCCTATGCCGACCGTCCGCTCAGCGAGGGTGGCCGCCGCGCCGTCGAAAATCACGATGCCGCCAACGTGCTGATGCGCTTCGGCGGCGGCATCTCCGCTGTGTTGATGGCGAATCGCGCCGCCTGGGGTCGCAAGGGGCGCATCGCCCTGCAGATTTACGGCTCGAAAGGCTCGATCCTCTACGACCAGGAGCGCATGAACGAGTTCGAACTCTATCAGGCAGAAGGGCCGGGTTCGGAGCAGGGCTTTCGCAAGATACTGGCGGCGCCTGCCCATCGGCCCTATGATCGCTTCATCCCGGCTCCTGGCCATGGCCTCGGCTTCAACGATCTGAAGATCATCGAGTGCCGCGAGCTGATCCGGGCAATATCAGGCGAGCCGTCGTCGATCGTGACATTTAAAGACGGTCTCAGGATAGAAAAGTCGGTGCATGCCATGGCACAGTCCTTCCACGAGCGTCGCTGGATCGAAATCGGCTGA
- a CDS encoding MurR/RpiR family transcriptional regulator: protein MDNDPQRHARVPRDFESLRSTIIERKANMPKRLAQVAAFALGNPDEIAFGTTASIAAASDVQPSTLVRLAHHLGYGGFSDLQSIFRERLRDRTLSYEERLVTLEQTSGDDEDANLLSGFIAAASQSVNRLAATVQSDTFTKAVNLLAGADTIYLIAKRRSYPLTAHMTYAFSKLNIRHQIVASPNGVDPEMVQFATPRDAAIAASFSPYAADSLSQSQELADRGVPVIAITDSAFSPLAACATHWFEVAEADFAGFRSLSASMALTMALPVAIAERRRKRQHSKAVKAKME, encoded by the coding sequence ATGGATAATGATCCCCAAAGGCACGCGCGCGTGCCGCGCGATTTCGAAAGCCTGCGCAGCACCATCATCGAGCGCAAGGCGAACATGCCGAAGCGGCTGGCGCAGGTCGCCGCCTTCGCGCTCGGCAATCCCGATGAAATCGCCTTTGGCACGACGGCGAGCATCGCGGCCGCCTCCGACGTCCAGCCCTCGACGCTGGTACGCCTCGCGCATCATCTCGGTTATGGAGGCTTTTCCGATCTGCAGAGCATCTTCCGCGAACGGCTGCGCGACCGGACGCTGAGCTATGAAGAGCGGCTCGTCACGCTGGAGCAAACGAGCGGCGACGACGAAGACGCCAATCTGCTCTCCGGCTTCATTGCGGCGGCCAGCCAATCGGTCAACCGGCTGGCGGCGACGGTGCAGAGCGATACGTTCACGAAGGCAGTCAATCTCCTTGCCGGCGCCGACACGATCTATCTGATCGCCAAACGGCGCTCCTACCCGCTGACGGCGCACATGACCTACGCTTTTTCCAAGCTCAATATCCGCCATCAGATCGTCGCCTCGCCGAACGGAGTCGACCCTGAGATGGTGCAGTTCGCAACACCCAGGGATGCGGCGATCGCGGCGAGCTTTTCGCCTTACGCGGCCGACAGCCTCAGCCAGAGCCAGGAACTTGCCGACCGTGGCGTCCCCGTCATCGCCATTACCGATTCGGCCTTCTCGCCCCTCGCTGCCTGCGCCACGCACTGGTTCGAAGTGGCGGAGGCCGATTTTGCCGGCTTCCGCTCGCTGTCGGCCTCGATGGCGCTGACCATGGCGCTGCCGGTCGCCATCGCCGAACGGCGTCGAAAACGTCAGCATTCAAAAGCTGTAAAAGCCAAAATGGAATAA